AAAAGGCGACTTCTTTGGATGAAAAAGACAGCCAACGTGTGTGGAGACTCTACTTTCCTAGGtttatccttttctttgctttttcttagaAGGATGCCCTAATTCCAGTCTATTGCCATTTGACAGGAGGCCCATTGTCAGGGTGGGATAAAGGTTAACAAGAGGTCTTGAATTCAGAGGTCAGACCTAAACAAAAACTTACTATAACAAATAACAGATCTATCTGCTTTAAAAATAGAATATCAAAATACTTCTTCAAAGCCACAGACGGAGACTACAATCTCATATTCCTCTATGTAGAGCATTGATGAAGTTAATGCAAAGTAGATTAGCAGTTTTCTTGAGTCTCGGGGCTTGATTCACAAAGAAGCATAATAGGCATCCCAAGCCAAATAGGAGCGAAAACATCAGAAATTATTAAGAATGGGTGAATCAAGTTAATATATGCTGGTCAATGGCCGAAGTGATCTTATCATTGTGAACCATAGACCTCCAAGTGTGAGGCTactaatcaaataaaaataacatgGCAAAAAGATCTTCATACCAAGACCAGCCAGAGGTTCATCCAATATCAACAAATCTGGAACTTCAACCTGTAAATAGAAGCCAATGGGCGCTCTCAGTAAATGGAAAGACATGGGCATACGTTAGTCCATGAAACATAAGaacaaatttcttaattttagaGCATTAGTGTGAATTGCCGCACTGGTAGCATCCTGAGTTTATAAAGTGTAATCATAAATGTAGTTACCAATTGGATTGCCAAAGCAAGTCGGCGTTTGTAGCCACCGCTCAGCGAGTGAGGATCCTTGTCTAAGGAAATTCTGTCCAATCCAACCTAGATTTTATGACCATAGTAGAGACTAAGTTCCATCTTAAAGAGCAAGATTAACTAATGTAAAAAGATATTGCAAAAGCAATAGGTACCAAGAAACCGGTGATAGCAAAAGAAGATTCTATTACATGTCAAAGAAGAAATACCCAATTGAAAGCTCTTTGAAGTTTGAAAGCAAGTTGCTTCTTCGACTGAGTGCTAACTTTTTGCCTTGGCCATCCAAATGTAATTTCATCTAGCACATTGTCGGCAATGAAGTACCTATATCACAGATTAACAAATTGACAAATCCAAAAGGCAAATTGCGGTAATGACAACTCAAATTGCTCAGTCAGCAAGAACTTGATCTGGTAGGTCATGCACCCAGAAGTTGATTATGCATATTACTAATGCACAACAAATCAAACTTGCGGTTACTGTAATTTATAATCTTTCCGAAAGATGGGGCATTTAGCAAATCTTTTGATACGGAATGAGACAAATAGCTGAGAGAAATGGAAAACGAAAGAATGGAGAATATCATTGGTCATGACAAAGTAAGCGGAAAGTTATCTAAATGCATAAATCACAATTTTCCAATACATGCTTACTGAATTCGACTAGCGTGAttacaaaaaggaaaggaagaaaatggcCAAGCCAGAATTTTATATCTTGTAGCATTCCATAGGCCAAAATCTGGCTTCGGTAATCATAGCACAGTCGACTCGGaaatcaacttttcttttggttATATCAAGTGATGCTCGGTACCTCTCAGGAAATTGAAAGACAATGCCAACTTTCTCTGAGACAAATGTTCAGGAGGTCCTTTATGTTCACCGCTGTCGCCGTATCTTTGAATGATGATAGAACCGGAAGTTGGTTTGTTGAGTCCTGCAAGAAGCTGAGAAAGAGCCACAAGGAAattgacatatttgatgattgacAACACTGCAGTAAGCTTCCTAACTGATGTTGCTGACCTGCAATAGAGTAGTCTTTCCACTTCCACTCTGACCAAAAATCAAGCCAAAACTGCATGAAACAAATTAAGTCATACCATGAATGAAAGCCTAGATGGTTCAAAGTACTACAAATATGCTCAGAAAGTTTGAGATGCTTTGAGTAAACCTGAAAATGAGAGCAGACACACCTTTTCTCGGGAGGGAAAACTAACATCTTTGAGAAGGTTGAACTGGGTCCCCGGAGGATGGTAGCCAACACTTTTAACcttcaaatacaaaaaataaagctTTAGATTTTCATTCCTCTACAGTTCTAATTGTTTAATTCTAGAAACGCATAGATGCTACTAATTCGATCAATTCCagaaaaaaaatgccacacCATATgaaacaaaagttgaaaaatgtAGATTAAATAAAGTCTATTTGCAACATCTTTTGGATAAATGAAAGCTAAAAATGGATGCATTACAGACAAAAACTCTCATGCTAGATGTGAATTAGTAAGTCATAGCACCACATTGTAAAGAAGAATCTTtcactttcccttttctttgttttaatgaaagatcgatgaaggaaTCTAAGAATGATGTATACGGACAATTGGCATGGATGGCAAACCTTATTCAGCTAGGAATCCTCTTAATGGTGAAAATATTACAAAGTGTTTCTAAAACCTTCCTAAATTCTTGAGAAAATAAAGCAACTATTGTGAAACTTTCCTGGAACATAGTAAGCAACTACAATCGATGATAAGTCCTCGCCCAATGAGGTCTGGGAACACTTAGGTTAGAATCCAGGCATGTCAAGGCATCAATAGCACCTAGAACAGCACCAAAAGGCATCGAATTGTACTCTTGGATCTACTTGAAGAAATTCTTTGTGAGATATGGTCAATACCTAAGCATACATTCCTCTAAGTGATTTGTAAGTCAACTTATTGTTTATCCCTTTGCCATTCATCAAGGTTAATAGAAAACTCTCATTCTCTCcctttttcaaatcaatcaaacaGGCCAATCAGGAGAAGCACAAAGCCCTTCACGATGGGGGAACGATAGTCGTAGACAATCTTGTAGGTTTCGACAGACCCCTTCCATTTCAAATGGACATGGCAACGTGAGCAAGAATCCAGAAAACATGGCTAGCCCTTAGCCTTCCAAAACATTAAGAATCGTTCAATTTTGGAGTTTATCATTCGGCAAGTACCACCATTTCAATCACAGATTACATCTTTTCCTCCTTCAACACTTCGCCATTGTCTAATAGAATGCTCGTTAGTTCATCTGCGAATATGTCAGTACCACTGAACTTTGATTCTAACAGAGGCCGAATGAATCCAACGAGAGCGACCAAACATTCAAATGCTACAACCCTGAGTGGTTCCGCGATACCGAAACTCACGGAATACAATAAAAGCACGACCAAATGGAAGCCGACTAAAAGAGTTGCACGACAATACTTCAGCGAAGAAACGATCGCATTGAAGGTACAGTACATAAGGACAGTTCACAACGCAGAGCATACACCGAAACCAAAGCTGATTGACGAACAAATGCTTACTTCGAAGCAGGAATGATCGCAGCGAATTCTGCGTAATCCACCGCCGCGGAATCGTAATCTGCTCAAAGACATCGACGCAAGGAAAATTCCGTCAGAAATTTACGAGCTCCGGCCATTGACGTGAGCGATTGAGAACTCTGCCGCTAAGCAAATAGGGGGACAAGTGTTGGTTCACGGAGAAATGAACGGAGAAGTGCCATGCCTGGTGCTTGACTTCGCTGCCGTCGGCGACGCCTGGCCTTGGAGCTTCGGCGACCGGAGCGACCAAGGAGACGCGAACGCGGAGCTCGCCATGGCCaagctctcctctctccttctcgcACTTCAGAGAATTTCCTGTCGAAATGAACTTTACCGGAAGAAGGCAGTGTAATTTTCGGGGGGTGACTGTTCGACGCCCGTGCCTTGATGAAAACTTCATCCTTGGAGAAATACATCTCAGCCGTTCAACAGATCCCGAATGCCAACGGTtttgatttttcactttttgataAACCCGGTCAAAAAGGCTAAGGCATTAGAGAAAATGGTTCTCTCTACGTTTTCGTTTTTAAGGATAAAAGCCACCTAGACAAAATGCCGGCCTGTTTTAGGGATAAGAAAAAGGTGTCTCCTTTGCAGCTTACGGCATTGACTTCAAAAAACTATAAGAAAAAGCTATGTGCAATTTTATGTGTCTAACAAGCTAGAGCTGTGAGAAGTTtcgagaattttaaatttaagaaaagtcGATATGAGAAAGTtcgaaaatttaaattaagtaatatataaaaggtaaaatatatttacatttgACGTTTTATCTAATGTTAGTGAAACCAAATGCCTCGTAATTGGAACTAGCATATGTATTATTTTAGTATGATACTTTTGTATCGTTATTAATGTCAAACTATGATGGAATAGACTTAAGCTCAAGCacataattatataattttttgacaaagtGCCTACATATACTTCACAAGGTTATGGCAACTCGATTTTAGCAAACCGTGACGTGTCTTTTTAAATAAGTGATACGAGGGAAAAAAGGAGACAAGAAGACTATTTTAAATCTTTGATGGTTCCATATGATCTCAACTTATTTTGTCAACATGTTATAGAGATAGAGTTTGATTTTCTCAATGAAACTAATGCTCTTTCTAAACAATTTAATAGTGGGTAGCCAAAACCTGATACGGTCTCGGTATCTCTCCAAATCTCCATTCTTAATGGAGCTGAAAATTTTGCATGGTTTCATCAAACTGAGGAATACTTGCTAAAAGAATCTGAAGAGATTTGCCCTTCATAATGTCTAGCGACTGTACCTCTGTTATGGATTGCTTGTTGGGCTGAGAAGCAAGCCCTTGGGCTATTAGGGACATCATTGAAGAGAGATGAGACTTATTAACCCAAGTTGATAAGGTGGAGGTCGTTTATAATTATAATTCCCGAAAGGCAAATCAAGCCATTGATTGGATCATTAAGACTCACTGAAAGAAAACTCCCCTATCAATTCATTGTCTTTGCCCCCTCAACCTCTTAGGAATATTTTGTGTTCATAAATTTACTTGTCTAGCTATAGTAGAGCTTGttttatgaatgaatgaatgaaggaaagctttttccaaccaaaaaagaaaaaaaatcttggcTTGATCGAATCCAGCAAACCAAACGGCCCCGTGACATCAGCCCAAGGCGTCGTTTCAGGAATCCGAGAGAAACCCGACCCATTTGGATCAGCACTCTAGGCATTTGCCGGCAATGTCAAATCCGGGCCTGAAATTCGGGCCGCCCAACGACTTGGGCCGTCAAGCCACCGTCAACACAGCCCAGCTCCGTGCTTCGCCAGTgcatcttcctcctctttgCCCGTAAGGATTCGCGAAACTACCAGGTTGGCTTTGAAATACGAGGATGGTCATCGGTCGGTCGATGTGAAAAGCGGGTAGAACGACCATAAGAAAAGACGAAGAAAAACAGTCCGCCACGAACTGCAGAGACTTCGTTACAGGGTCAAACAAGTCCAGCGAGGGGAGATGCTCTGTTCCCGACGCGACCAAATTGATCACCATCCGAGGACGGTAGTTGAGTTCAGTTCGTGAGTCGTGCAGTGAACGCTTCACGCTTCATTGACCCGTGAGAAACGTGGATTACGCGGCTCGGATATTCGTTCACACGAACAGCTTCTCAACTACCAGAACGAATCGACGAAACGAGCTATTTTCCTAGCGATGGGGAAGGAAGGAAAGGGAATCTTTGGCCAGAGTTCTGACCGGCTGAAATTCCTGATTCCTCGTCCATAAGCTTTGAGAACATCGCTGTTACGTGCGCATGCGCCCTCGCTTCGAGAGAAGTAGGTGTTGGTTCCTTAATTGTCAAAATACGAGTAAATAATTCGGGCTTCTATATTCGTATTAAAGAACTACATGGCCAGATTCGGTGAATCCATCGCTGCGTGTGTCGGCCCATGTTATAGTAAGTCAACCTTTACGACTTTAGTTATGATCAAGTCACCTTTATATATTAGGAGTACCTCCCTCACTTAATGCACGTTGATAATCACGTTTCATCAAACGAAAACTTACTTCCCTTTCACGTGGTGCTGTGATTAGTCGAGATACACGTTCTCCCCAGTTGGACTTTGTGCATGAGGAGGGTGCGACATGGATTTTAGGTTGTCGTGTTttgttttcatattttattttggccGGTTTTCCATCTCAAGAGTgtaataattcaattcattttgtACTCATAAGACATGTCTGAGTAATCATACAAGATGGTGATCATTTTTCACGACAGGTCTTTACTTTATAAATCCTTCAATATGATTTCCAGTTAAAGCAAGAGTTTGGGATGCTGTAGATCCTTCCAGTTTTGACGTCCTCATCGTGTCGGCTTAGTATCGCCCTCCCTTTCATTGATGCGTGGGCCACTCCCTTTTTCTCCCCTTCTCTATGTTAGAAGCCTGTCAGAAGCCTAAAATTATGCGGGCCCTCTTGCCACCATTATCATTCTCCACCCTCAATACTTCATTACTTCATAAGCAATGAAGCCAATGAAGAGTGATCAACGCCAGCGAAAAAAATTGGTACTTATCATAATCGATACTGTTCACAGTTGGCAAGCTTAGCAAATTTGTCTCTACAACATGTCGAGAGATGTCAGTAATCAGTAATCAGAAAATCTCTCCAAACGAAATATATTGCAATCATAAAGCATAAGCCCACGATGGTTCCCTTGCTCTCTTCATTTATCGGAAAAAGCTGGAAACGATGTTCGACCGACTTCAATTACGGGCATGTGATTTCATGGGTCGCCAACTGCAATCATTTATTGTCTTCCGCCGAGTCTCTCCTATCACTGCGGTCGCAGATCATTGTGAATTTTCGGTGGGGGCAGGGGATCATTTGCTTTCCGCTGCAACCTCTCTCTAGATCCcctttttagccaaaaaaaaaaaaaaaaaaaaaactctctctctctctctctctctctctctctctctctctctctcagagcaCTCTTATCCCTCATTCATCTCAAATCTTTCTCCCTCTACTTTTGCGCTAACGTGTCATGGGTGCGTGCACGCAAGCGTGCCGGCCCAAATAGAGTTTTGTGTTACTTCAGCAAATTCAAAACCACAAGAAAGACTCCCAAAATAGGCAAAAGAGCAAAGTCAcgaaaaaacaaatttaaattataatcACCATGGCGTCTAGGTCagaacttccttttttttttttggtacccaggACTCCATCGGCTAGGCTATCAAGAGCGCCGACCACCGTGGCATGCTAGGCTATCGACTTCGCCGACTACCTAGGCTATTGATCGTCGACAGTCGACCACCTAACACAGAGATTCATCTGAACTTCCTTttataacatgaaaaatctaaattttatatttatatgacATATTCACCCTCTGTCAAgcttttattaaataatatttcaactaaatcaATGTCATTTTATTTTACTCCATGTGCGTCGTGTCAATACTTTTTGATTTCTAGCATTCATGCAAGCAAATTaatacaagtttgggattttcagtattactgaaaaaaaaattagggtaaataatttaatttttttagtaatttttgcactaaggaagaaagcaaaatgCATCGTCTTTGGTGCTACATCCAAAACAGTCAAGAGGTCAACGCATAAAATAAGACCCAAGCCTCTCCCATGAATCAACTGGACAAGAACAGGGGAGGGAGGACCACGAGACTCAGTCTCCAcgctaatacaaaatggttctTGGTACTTTCCTCGAGGCCCCTGCCATTCTTCAATGCCACACTGACTTCAACCTACCGTAATCAACTAACTTGTCCTAAACGCAGCAATTTTTAGTGAATCTAAGGCATATACTAAAATACTTTCGACGGTTGTAAAGAGCATTCACGTATGGGACTAATCAATGGGCGCAGctggtttattttaatatattttgggTTCGTTGTACCATTTCTCTCCAATCGTTTTGATGTGAATTCGAGTTTTGGAATcagatgcaaaaaaaaaaaaacgatggtGATGCATGTCATGGGAGGGAAACAAAACCCGTCTACTAGCATTGTACTTGCAAAGACATCTTTCACATGGAAAGTTAGATGCCGCAATTAAGGCATTGAATGAATGTACTATGTGTCGTGACGTGGTCTTTAGTACATGCAACATTGGCATTACACAAGATTTGACACTCCAAATGCTCGAATTAAGGGGAAATTTCTTTATATGATTTCTAGTTTAGCGGATCAAGTTCATCAAAACCATAAtttttgtgtgttttctttttaaaaggtAATATcgtgaaaaatcttaaataaatacacctataataaattttatctccattagtttttattaaattacaaaattagaTGACATATGGTAGTAGGATTTCATCTtctatttattacaaatgtacctttttgtgatattaattaaattgattgaaaaataacagagaataaatttattatcaatatgtcagtttataattttttatgataaaaaagttaatttgagataaatttattataaatccatcaattttgaatttttttatactaaaaaattGATTGAGATGATTTTTGGTGGTactaattaaaaagaaaaagtgatggCTGTGACTTCTTCCATCGAGTGGGACCCGTGCCCAAGCGACGTCCGAACGGGGGTCAAACGGCCACCATCCCCGATCCCACTCGTTCGCCAGTAAGATCGCGCCACGTCACGGTGCCGACACCTTTCTCCGCCAGCTGCGTCTCTTCTTCCGAGAGCAGCCCGCGCACTTGTTGCCCCCGTAGTGGATCGTCCCCTCTCCACTCATCTCGCTCGAGCTCTAACGCAATTACGTGGACGCCATCTCAGAAACCTCACCGCTCGTTCGCACCCAATTTCGCACCCCTTCACTCGTTCCCTTCTCGTTCCGGGATTTTTTCGCTTTTAACCGCCCTCGTCAGTCTCGTCCGggaaaaatattgggtggtccgggaccgccacgtcagcgtggtcccgaaCCACTCACACGGCGCCACGTGTATGGGGAGCGCAGACAAAGGACGAAAACCGGGGCCCACttctctgacgctctctctcctttttctctcttttgcccCTCCCCTCATATGTGGCGCCatatgagtggtccgggaccacgctgacgtggtggtcccggaccacccaataggCGGGCCCCCCTCGGAAATTAATTGTTTCTTTAGTCCCCCGCCCTTTCCCGATAATTCCTTTTTCAGCGACCTGCGCATACGCTTTGCGTATAAATAAGTCCACGGAGCGTCTCTGTCCAGTCACTCGATCGGCCTGTGTTTATCCGCACCAACCTGCGATTCCGTATTCATCGcttccgtcgccgtcgccgtcgccgtcgccgtcgtctgGCATTGCCTCTGGGGATCGGTTCTGATCTTTTCTCGCGTCGCGATCGGAATACAGGGGTTCGATGGCGAATGCTGGGAAGAGAGTTTTGCTCACCTCCGGTGGCGACGATGTATCGGTGAACGTCGCTCTGCATTTGGCCAAGCGTGGCTGCAGGTTATGTTCGTCCCTAAATCGCTCGCCAAACTTATTAATGTTTGCTGGGGAGCCTGGAACGATTTTGGGTGAAATTTTGGGTCGGTTCTGCACCATGAAGAATGCCGAGGGCGCGTGTAGTCGTCGTGTCGATTGAAGATGATAGAGATTATTGATTAGCTAACTGACGTAGGGCTCACAAATTGGCCCTGAAGTTGGTGCTTAATCGTGTGCTTGTGTATTGAACAGGTtggtcttgatgggagacgaAAAGGGTCTGAGGAGCGTCCGCGAGAGAATTGCCGGTTCTTTGAAGGGTGCGGCGTCGGTCGAGGTCGTCGGGTTGGAcatggaggaagagagggaggagctTTCGAGGAGGCCGTGGACAAAGCCTGCAACGTTCTGGGGGGTTTGGATGCTTTCGTGCACTGTTACAATTACGAAGGTACGTTGCTCTATGCCATGCGTGCGGTTTGGAAATCATGACTGTAGCGTCTTGTGTTGAACCGTGAGATAGTACTCGGTATACCGTGCGGAGATAATTATAATGCATTCAAAATCAGAAGTGACATTCTTATCGGGGATATTGCTTCTTGGGTTCAATCGTGTTGCTTTCGACGTTAGATGGCTTTACCTGCAATTGGTTCGGATATATTATAGTTCCTGAACTTTAAATCTTCCAATATCCAATCCAAGGACAAATGATAAGAGTTTGCCCGGAAATGCTCTGTTCGATAAGATTAATCTAATTCCCCTGATGTGAGGAGACAGAGTCGACGTTTGGGGAATGTGTCGTCTAAATCAACAGTAGGTAGAGGTGACTTGGTTGCATCTCGGACCCCTCCAGTAGATGCCCTCTTTGTCTTGTCAACAGCTTAACTCGACGGGAATGCTTGGGACTTGTCATGGTTCCGTGGAAAAGTAAAGGGGTGTGAAATTTCCATGCTAGGACGAGGAACTCAATAGTGAAGTTCTGGGAAATTGGGGGGTGAATCCAGTCAAACCGACCCATGCCATATCCATCAGGGTcatcaacaggaaaaagaaaaaagagacagATGGTGCCAATAGAATTGACAAGGGACTCGTCAATTGTCCAAAAGAAATATGGGACTCTGTCTAGTTGCCAAGGCATCCTTTTTGAATCTTTCTAGATTGTCCATTGGAGGGTCGTCTTAATTTGTAGATACATCAGGACCGAAGTTTGAGAACTCTGAAAGTTCTTTCGCTCCCGTATCTTGAAGTGCGCTCTTCACGTGGCCATGTTTGGATTAATGATAAATCAATTCAACTGTTAATGGCTGTCGGTTTCTCGCGCTTGTCTAGTGGGAACAGAAGCAAGCCAGCTTAGCTTACGACTGACTTTTCTTGAACAGGAAAGATGCAAGACCCTCTACAGTTGCCAGAAGAAGAGTTTAAAAAGATAATACGTATAAACTTCCTGTCCGCGTGGTTTTTGCTGAAGACCGTCGGTGTAAAAATGCGTGACGGCCGTAGAGGAGGTTCCATCGTATTCTTAACGTCAATAATCGGCTCGGAAAGAGGGCTTTATCAAGGAGCTGCTGCATACGGATCGTGTTCGGCTGGAGTGCAGCAGTTAGTCAGAGTAAGTGAGGCATCATGTTATCATAATCTTGTGTGTTTCTTAACTCCCTTTGTGGCCAATCTCTTATCTAACCTATTTGGCTTTGTGATTGTTACACAGACCTCGGCGTTGGACATGGGAAAGCATAAGATTAGAGTTAATGCTGTCGCCCGTGGCTTGCACATAGAGGATGAGTATCCAAAATCCGTAGGCATGGATAGGGCAAAGGCCCTGGTCAAGGATGCGGCACCGCTTCACAGATGGCTCGATGCCAAAAACGATCTGGCTTCAACCGTCATCTATTTGATCAGCGACGGCTCATGTTACATGACGGGGACGACTATCTTTGCCGATGGAGGCCAATCTCTGGTGAGGCCTCGCATGCGATCCTACATGTAGTTCACtgacctcctcctccttctgctcGGAGCAAACAGTGCAATCTGTACAGCAGCGTACGCTCAGACAGCGTTTCCAGCAGGGAGAGAGGGTCGCTAGCCCATTCTTATGTTATTTTGTTGATGTCCCTTTTGTCGAGTTTAGTACAGATTAGGCCCGCCAATTCGTTTTTCTCGAGATATTCAAGATTCAATATGGCTTTCCACGTAAGTTGCTGCATTGCGAAATGATGCGGGAGGTGGACATTCGCACATGGCCCCTTGTACGGTCACTTAAGGTTTCGACAATGAAAGAAACGTGACATGTTTAATAAGCCACGGTGTGGTAATTGTGTTCTTTGTTCCTTGGGCTAAGTTCCAAGAGTCGAATCATagaaacacttcaaataaagattcTTCTGTACATTTTTCTGGGAACTTTCTTTTTGTCTGTTGACCAGTTCCCTGCAACCTAGAACACCACCTCTTTTGGTTTTCTGCATTGGCAACGAGGATCGGAATGGTGGGCTTCTACGAAAGGGTAATATTTCAGTTTAGTCAAATTCAACTTTTGAGATCGAGCAAGGAAGAACAAGGAAAAACTTcggaaattttttgtgtattcTATTATGTATCCAAATAATGTACAATGCTCTACAGTTATAGCACTAGGCATgtacaagaaaaaggaaataaagaatattacaaaatcaattCCAATATTAGACTGATATTAATTGATTTGGCATATCAATCTAAATCCTAAAGAATATTGTACAACTTCACTTATCTTTCAAAAATCCCCCTCAGGCTGGTGGCTTAGAGATGTCTAAGACATTTAACTTGCTTAGTAGATATGCGTGTTGTCTCTGACATAGGGGTTTGGTGAAGATATCTGCAGGCTTTTTGTAGTCTcaattcatcttgtttcgattATCCCCTCTTGAATCTTTTTCGAGTGAAGTGACAATCTGCTTCTACGTGCTTTGTTTTTTCATGCACTATAGGGTTGGACACAAGTTTAAGTGTTGTGTCGTTGTCACAAAACAACATGGTCGGTCCCTTTGTTTGCACCCCAAGGTCCCAAAGCAAGTCTTGCAGCCACACTATT
Above is a window of Eucalyptus grandis isolate ANBG69807.140 chromosome 9, ASM1654582v1, whole genome shotgun sequence DNA encoding:
- the LOC104419128 gene encoding LOW QUALITY PROTEIN: uncharacterized oxidoreductase YohF (The sequence of the model RefSeq protein was modified relative to this genomic sequence to represent the inferred CDS: inserted 1 base in 1 codon), with product MANAGKRVLLTSGGDDVSVNVALHLAKRGCRLVLMGDEKGLRSVRERIAGSLKGAASVEVVGLDMEEEREXAFEEAVDKACNVLGGLDAFVHCYNYEGKMQDPLQLPEEEFKKIIRINFLSAWFLLKTVGVKMRDGRRGGSIVFLTSIIGSERGLYQGAAAYGSCSAGVQQLVRTSALDMGKHKIRVNAVARGLHIEDEYPKSVGMDRAKALVKDAAPLHRWLDAKNDLASTVIYLISDGSCYMTGTTIFADGGQSLVRPRMRSYM